In the genome of Massilia sp. UMI-21, the window CCTTCATGAAGGGCAAGACCATCGATGAGGTGCGCGCCGACCTGGTGGCGCAAGGCCTGTCGCCCGACGAGGTCGAGCGCCTGGCGCCGCACAAGACCTTCCCGGGCAACCGCCCGAGCAACACCATCCTGATGGAACGCCTGACGCCCTCGACCCTGGGCGCCCTGATCGCGCTGTACGAGCACAAGACCTTCGTGCAGGGGGTGATCTGGAATGTCAACAGCTTCGACCAGTGGGGCGTTGAACTGGGCAAGGTGCTGGCGAAGAAGATCGAGGCCGAACTGGCGGGCGAAGCGCAAGCCGCCCTGCACGACAGCTCCACCAACGGCCTGATCGCCCGCGCCAAGGCCGCTTTCTGACTCCACTCATTTACTCACATGGCAAGCGATAAATTTGAAGTAGTGCATGACGCGCCGATGCTGGTCGGCGAAGCGGCAACCTGGCACGAGGTCGAGTCGGCGCTGTACTGGGTGGACATCAACGGCCGCACGGTCAACCGCGTGCATCCGGCCAGCGGCAAGTACACCTACTGGAAGATGGGCACGGAGCCCTCGGCGCTGGCCGTCGACGGCGACAACAACCTGGTGGTGGCCACGCGCAGCGGCCTGATCTGCCTGAACACCACCAGCGGCAAGGAAACCCCGATCGCCGACGCGCCCTACGACACGGCCATCGTGCGCTTCAACGACGGCCGCGTGGACCCGGCCGGACGCTTCTGGATCGGCACCATGTACGAACCGCGCGACAAGCCGGCGGCGGAAATGTACGTGCTCGAGCGCGGCCGGCTGCGCCGCGCCTGGGCGGGCGGCATGACCAACTCGAACGGCCTGGCCTGGAGCCTGGACGGGCGCACGATGTTCCATGCCGATACCACCACGCACCGGATCGACTGCTACGACTTCGACCCGGACACCGGCGCCCACAGCAACGGGCGCACCCTCAAGACCTTCTCGCTTGACAAGACGGCGGCGGACTACGGCGGCCGGCCGGACGGCGCCGCCGTCGACAGCGAAGGCGCTTATTGGGTGGCCATGTTCGAAGGCGGCCGCATCTTGCGCATCGCCCCGGACAGCGGCGAGATCCTGCGCGAGATCGCGCTGCCGCTGCGCTGCCCCACCTCGGTCGCCTTCGGCGGGCCGGACCTGCGCACCCTGTACATCACCAGCGCCAGCCATGGCCGCTCGGCCGAGGAACTGGCGCGCTATCCTCTCAGCGGCAAGCTGCTGTCGACCCGGGTCGACGTGGCCGGGCGCGAAGAGCCGGAATACGTGCACCAGCGCTGACCCATCCGCAGCGCATGGTGGGGTGGGCGGCACGCCCACCCCACGGCTGTTCGCCAGCCGGCACATTCCGTAGTAGATTTTCTTGCTAAGCGCATATTCGTGTAGTAAATTTACACGAACGCTTACCTTCCTCTTTCCAGACATCCTCATGGCCCTTTCCGATTTCGATCTCGTTTTCTTTGGCGGCAGCGGCGACCTTGCAATGCGCAAGCTGCTCCCCGCGATGTATGCGCGCGACGTCTGCAGCGACCTGCCGGACACCGCCCGCATCATCTGCGTGGGCCGCGACGCCTTCACCCAGGAAGATTTCATCGGCTTCGTGGAGAAGAACTCGAAGCCGCACATCAAGGAGGCGCCTGCCGAGGCCACCTGGGCCAGGTTCCTGCAGCGCATCGTCTATGTGTCGCTGGACGCCACCGACGTGCGCAGCTTCGACCCGCTGGTCGAGGCCCTGCGCAAGGACGCCTCGCTGACCCGCGTCTACTATCTGGCGACGCCGCCGCACCTGTTCGCGACCATCTGCGACAACCTGGCCGAGACCGGCCTGGCCACGCCGAACTCGCGCGTGGTGCTCGAAAAACCGCTCGGCCGCGACCTGGCCTCGGCCAAGCAGATCAACCTCGACGTCGGCAAGGTGTTCAGCGAGTCGCAGATCTACCGGATCGACCACTACCTGGGCAAGGAGACCGTGCAGAACCTGCTGGCGCTGCGCTTCGGGAACATCCTGTTCGAACCGCTGTGGCGCCGCGAGTGGATCTCGGACGTGCAGATCACCATCGCCGAGAAGATCGGCGTGGGCAACCGCCTGGGCTACTACGACACCTCGGGCGCGCTGCGCGACATGCTGCAGAACCACCTGCTGCAACTGCTGTGCATCGTCGCCATGGAGCCGCCCGCCTCGATCGCGCCGGACGCCGTGCGCGACGCCAAGCTGCAGGTGCTGCGCTCGCTGAAGCGCTTCACCCCGACCACGCTGGCGCAGAACATCGTGCGCGGCCAGTACCGCTCCGGCCACATCGACGGCCAGGCGGTGCCGGGCTACCGCGAGGAGCCGGAGGCGCCCAAGCACTCCAAGACCGAAACCTTCGTCGCCATGAAGGCCGAGATCGACACCTGGCGCTGGGCCGGCGTGCCCTTCTACCTGCGCACCGGCAAGCGCATGGCCGACCGCCTGGCCGAGATCGTGGTGCGCTTCAAGCCGATCCCGCATTCGATCTTCAACCAGCCGACCTCCAGCTTCCAGCCGAACAGCCTGGTGATCCGCCTGCAGCCGGACGAGGGCCTGTCGATGAACCTGATGGCCAAGACCCCGGGCGACTCGATGCGCCTGAAGCAGGCCGAGCTCGAACTCGACTTCCGCGAGCAATTCACCAGCCCGCGCATGGAAGCCTACGAGCGCCTGCTGGTGGACGTGCTGCGCGGCCAGCTGACCCTGTTCATGCGCGGCGACGAACTGGAAGCGGCCTGGGAGTGGGTCGAGCCGATCCTCGAGTACTGGGAGCAGAACGACAGCGCGCCGGTGCCGTACACCTCGGGCACCTGGGGGCCGGCGGCGTCGAGCGCGCTGATCGGGCGCGATGGCCTGCAGTGGCGCGAAGAAGTGCTGCCCGAAGACTGACTTTCCAAGGCTGAACCAGCATGCTGCTCGATTCCATCCGCACCCAGCTCGACTCGCTGTCGAAATCCGAACGCAAGGTGGCGCTCGCGGTGCTGGCCGCGCCCTCGAGCACGGTCAGCCAGAACATCACGGCGCTGGCCAAGAGCGCGCAAGTGTCCGAACCGACCGTGGTGCGCTTCTGCCGCACCCTGGGCTACGACGGCTGGCACGAGTTCAAGCTCAAGCTGGCGCAAGGCCTGGCGCTGGCGCTGCCGGGCGCGAACGAACAGCCGGCGCCGGACGACCTGGCGGCCGACCTGGTGAACAAGATCTGCAGCCGCTCGATCAACACCCTGCTCGATCTGCGCAACAACCTCAAGCCGGAACTGATCCAGAAAGCGCTCGACATCCTGTCGCGCGCCAACAAGATCGAATTCTACGGCCAGGGTTCGTCGGGTTTTGTCGCGGCCGATGCCCAGCACAAGTTCTTCCGCTCGGGTGTGCCGACCGTGGCCTATACCGACCCGGCGATCCATTCGATCGCCGCGGCGCTGCTGCGCGAAGGCGACGCGGTGGTGGCGATCTCGCAGCGCGGCAACAACCCGGCGCTGACCCGTTCGGCCAAGCTGGCGCGGCGCGGCGGCGCCGACGTGATCGTGCTGGCGCCGTCCGGCACGCCGCTGGCCGAAATCGCGACCCTGTTCATCCCGATCGACCTGGTGTTCGCGATCGACCCCTACACGCCGATCTCGGCGCGCCTGGCCTACCTGGTCGTGATCGACGTGCTGGCGGTCGGCCTGGCGCTGCAGCGCGGGCCGGAGTTCCGCAAGAAGATGCAGAATGCGCAGAAAGCGCTGCAGGAATTCGACATGCAGTTCGATTCCTTCATCGGCTGAGCGGGCGGCCTGTCGCGGAAGGCGGGTGTAAAATACCGGGTTTCGACAGTCACACGGTTTCCGCCATGCATATCAATCCCGAACGCAGCTCCCAACCCGACTACGCGCTGCTGGAGCGCCAGGTCGAGAGCGTCCTCGAAGGCGAACGCAACCTGATGGCGAATGCCGCCCAGTTTTCCGCCCTCGTCTACGACACCCTGGCCGACCTGAACTGGGCCGGTTTCTACTTCACCGTTCCGGCCCGCAAGGGTGATGGCCAGGACCTGCTGGTCGGCGCCTTCCAGGGCAAGCCGGCCTGCGCCCGCATTCCATTCGGGCGCGGCGTCTGCGGCGCCGCTGCCGCCGAACGCAAGACCATCGTGGTGCCGGACGTGCACGCCTTCCCGGGCCACATCGCCTGCGATTCGGCCTCGAATTCGGAGATCGTGATTCCCTTGATCAAGGACGGCGAGGTGCTCGGCGTGTTCGACATCGACAGCCCCTCGCTCGACCGCTTCTCCGACGACGACCGTGACGGGCTGGAACGCATGCTGGCCGCCTTCGTGGACGGCACCGATTTTTCCTGATTTCTTCACTTTGCTCTCACCATGAACCAACTCGAACAACTCAAGCAATACACCACCGTGGTCGCCGACACCGGCGACTTCCAGTCGATCAAGGCCTACGCGCCGCAGGATGCGACGACCAACCCGTCGCTGATCCTGAAGGCCGTGCAGAAGCCGGAATACCGTCCGCTGCTCGAGAAAGCCGTTGCCGACGCGCCGCACGCGACGGTCGATGAAATCGTCGACAATCTGCTGATCGGTTTCGGCGTCGAGATCCTGAAGTACGTGCCGGGCCGCGTCTCGACCGAGATCGATGCCGCGCTGTCTTTCGACACCGAAGCCACCGTCGCCAAGGGCCGCGAACTGATCGCCCTGTACGAAAAGGCCGGCGTGTCGCGCGAGCGCGTCCTGATCAAGATCGCCTCGACCTGGGAAGGCATCCGCGCCGCCGAGATCCTGGAGCGCGAAGGCATCCACTGCAACCTGACCCTGCTGTTCTCGCTGTGCCAGGCGGTC includes:
- a CDS encoding SMP-30/gluconolactonase/LRE family protein, which gives rise to MLVGEAATWHEVESALYWVDINGRTVNRVHPASGKYTYWKMGTEPSALAVDGDNNLVVATRSGLICLNTTSGKETPIADAPYDTAIVRFNDGRVDPAGRFWIGTMYEPRDKPAAEMYVLERGRLRRAWAGGMTNSNGLAWSLDGRTMFHADTTTHRIDCYDFDPDTGAHSNGRTLKTFSLDKTAADYGGRPDGAAVDSEGAYWVAMFEGGRILRIAPDSGEILREIALPLRCPTSVAFGGPDLRTLYITSASHGRSAEELARYPLSGKLLSTRVDVAGREEPEYVHQR
- a CDS encoding GAF domain-containing protein, coding for MHINPERSSQPDYALLERQVESVLEGERNLMANAAQFSALVYDTLADLNWAGFYFTVPARKGDGQDLLVGAFQGKPACARIPFGRGVCGAAAAERKTIVVPDVHAFPGHIACDSASNSEIVIPLIKDGEVLGVFDIDSPSLDRFSDDDRDGLERMLAAFVDGTDFS
- the tal gene encoding transaldolase, encoding MNQLEQLKQYTTVVADTGDFQSIKAYAPQDATTNPSLILKAVQKPEYRPLLEKAVADAPHATVDEIVDNLLIGFGVEILKYVPGRVSTEIDAALSFDTEATVAKGRELIALYEKAGVSRERVLIKIASTWEGIRAAEILEREGIHCNLTLLFSLCQAVACAEAGVKLISPFVGRIYDWYKKSTGTDYQGADDPGVQSVKGIYQYYRKFGYQTEVMGASFRNTSQILELSGCDLLTISPDLLQKLADSDAPVERKLVAEAIADVAKIAMDEKTFRFMLNEDAMATEKLAEGIRAFVADSIKLKKMIEEMK
- a CDS encoding SIS domain-containing protein — protein: MLLDSIRTQLDSLSKSERKVALAVLAAPSSTVSQNITALAKSAQVSEPTVVRFCRTLGYDGWHEFKLKLAQGLALALPGANEQPAPDDLAADLVNKICSRSINTLLDLRNNLKPELIQKALDILSRANKIEFYGQGSSGFVAADAQHKFFRSGVPTVAYTDPAIHSIAAALLREGDAVVAISQRGNNPALTRSAKLARRGGADVIVLAPSGTPLAEIATLFIPIDLVFAIDPYTPISARLAYLVVIDVLAVGLALQRGPEFRKKMQNAQKALQEFDMQFDSFIG
- the zwf gene encoding glucose-6-phosphate dehydrogenase; translation: MALSDFDLVFFGGSGDLAMRKLLPAMYARDVCSDLPDTARIICVGRDAFTQEDFIGFVEKNSKPHIKEAPAEATWARFLQRIVYVSLDATDVRSFDPLVEALRKDASLTRVYYLATPPHLFATICDNLAETGLATPNSRVVLEKPLGRDLASAKQINLDVGKVFSESQIYRIDHYLGKETVQNLLALRFGNILFEPLWRREWISDVQITIAEKIGVGNRLGYYDTSGALRDMLQNHLLQLLCIVAMEPPASIAPDAVRDAKLQVLRSLKRFTPTTLAQNIVRGQYRSGHIDGQAVPGYREEPEAPKHSKTETFVAMKAEIDTWRWAGVPFYLRTGKRMADRLAEIVVRFKPIPHSIFNQPTSSFQPNSLVIRLQPDEGLSMNLMAKTPGDSMRLKQAELELDFREQFTSPRMEAYERLLVDVLRGQLTLFMRGDELEAAWEWVEPILEYWEQNDSAPVPYTSGTWGPAASSALIGRDGLQWREEVLPED